The following proteins are co-located in the Escherichia fergusonii ATCC 35469 genome:
- the dapA gene encoding 4-hydroxy-tetrahydrodipicolinate synthase has product MFTGSIVALVTPMDDKGNVCRSSLKKLIDYHVASGTSAIVSVGTTGESATLSHDEHGDVVMMTLELADGRIPVIAGTGANATAEAISLTQRFNDSGVVGCLTVTPYYNRPTQEGLYQHFKAIAEHTDLPQILYNVPSRTGCDMLPETVGRLAKVKNIVAIKEATGNLSRVHQIKELVSDDFLLLSGDDATGLDFMQLGGHGVISVTANVAARDMAEMCRLAAEGQFAEARVINQRLMPLHNKLFVEPNPIPVKWACKELGLVATDTLRLPMTPITDNGKEIVRAALKHAGLL; this is encoded by the coding sequence ATGTTCACGGGAAGTATTGTTGCGCTTGTTACACCGATGGATGATAAAGGTAACGTCTGCCGGTCGAGCCTGAAAAAACTGATTGATTATCATGTCGCCAGCGGTACTTCGGCGATCGTTTCTGTTGGCACTACTGGTGAATCCGCTACTTTGAGTCATGATGAACATGGCGATGTAGTGATGATGACATTGGAGCTGGCGGACGGGCGTATTCCGGTGATTGCCGGAACTGGCGCCAATGCGACGGCTGAAGCCATCAGTCTGACGCAGCGTTTCAACGACAGCGGTGTTGTCGGTTGTCTGACGGTAACCCCTTACTATAACCGTCCCACTCAGGAAGGTTTGTATCAGCATTTCAAAGCCATCGCTGAACATACTGACCTGCCGCAGATTCTGTATAATGTACCGTCCCGTACTGGCTGCGATATGCTGCCTGAAACCGTTGGTCGCCTGGCGAAAGTAAAAAATATTGTCGCAATTAAAGAGGCAACGGGGAACTTAAGCCGTGTTCACCAGATCAAAGAGCTGGTTTCAGACGATTTTCTGCTGCTCAGCGGTGATGACGCCACCGGCCTGGACTTTATGCAGTTAGGTGGTCACGGGGTGATCTCTGTAACAGCTAACGTTGCCGCGCGTGACATGGCTGAAATGTGCAGACTGGCAGCAGAAGGGCAATTTGCCGAGGCGCGAGTTATTAACCAGCGTCTGATGCCGTTGCATAACAAACTATTTGTCGAACCCAATCCAATCCCGGTGAAATGGGCATGTAAGGAGTTGGGGCTTGTAGCGACCGACACGTTGCGCCTGCCGATGACGCCGATTACCGACAACGGTAAAGAGATCGTCAGAGCGGCGCTTAAACATGCCGGTTTGCTGTAA
- the bamC gene encoding outer membrane protein assembly factor BamC encodes MAYSVQKSRLAKVAGVSLVLLLAACNSDSRYKRQVSGDESYLDAAPLAELHAPAGMILPVTSGDYTIPVTNGSGAVGKALDIRPPAQPLALASGTRTQFSGDTATLLVENGRGTTLWPQVVSVIQAKNYTITKRDDASQTLTTDWVDWNRLDEDEQYRGRYQISVQPQGYQQAVQVKLLNLEQGGKPVADPASMQRYSTEMMNVISAGLDKSASDAANAAQNRSAATMDVQSAADETGLPMLVVRAPFNVVWQRLPAALEKVGMKVTDSTRSQGSLAVTYKPLSDSDWQELGARDPELASGDYKLQVGDLDNRSSLQFIDPKGHTLTQSQNDALVAVFQAAFSK; translated from the coding sequence ATGGCTTACTCAGTACAAAAGTCGCGCCTGGCGAAGGTTGCGGGTGTATCGCTAGTTTTGCTACTCGCAGCCTGTAACTCGGATTCGCGTTACAAGCGCCAGGTAAGCGGTGATGAATCCTATCTGGATGCCGCACCGCTGGCTGAACTTCACGCTCCGGCGGGAATGATCTTGCCGGTTACATCGGGCGATTACACCATCCCGGTGACTAATGGCAGCGGTGCCGTTGGTAAAGCGTTGGATATTCGTCCACCGGCACAGCCGCTTGCGCTGGCCAGTGGTACGCGTACCCAGTTCAGTGGCGATACCGCAACCTTGCTGGTCGAAAATGGTCGCGGCACCACTCTGTGGCCGCAAGTTGTTAGTGTGATTCAGGCGAAAAACTACACCATCACCAAACGTGATGATGCCAGCCAGACCCTGACCACCGACTGGGTTGACTGGAACCGTCTGGATGAAGACGAGCAGTATCGTGGCCGTTATCAAATCTCGGTACAGCCGCAAGGTTATCAGCAAGCGGTACAGGTCAAACTGCTCAATCTTGAGCAAGGTGGCAAACCGGTTGCTGATCCGGCTTCCATGCAGCGTTACAGCACGGAGATGATGAACGTGATCTCCGCCGGGCTGGATAAATCTGCCTCTGACGCCGCGAACGCTGCACAGAATCGCTCTGCTGCCACGATGGATGTGCAAAGCGCCGCCGATGAAACAGGTTTACCGATGTTAGTGGTGCGTGCACCGTTCAATGTGGTCTGGCAGCGTCTCCCGGCAGCGCTGGAGAAAGTAGGTATGAAAGTGACCGACAGCACCCGTTCTCAGGGAAGCCTGGCCGTGACTTACAAGCCACTGTCTGACAGCGACTGGCAGGAACTGGGCGCACGCGATCCTGAACTGGCATCTGGCGACTACAAACTGCAGGTCGGTGATTTAGATAACCGCAGTAGCCTACAGTTCATCGATCCGAAAGGTCATACTCTGACTCAGAGTCAGAACGACGCACTGGTAGCTGTCTTCCAGGCTGCGTTTAGCAAGTAA
- the purC gene encoding phosphoribosylaminoimidazolesuccinocarboxamide synthase, whose translation MQKQAELYRGKAKTVYSTENPDLLVLEFRNDTSAGDGARIEQFDRKGMVNNKFNYFIMSKLAEAGIPTQMERLLSDTECLVKKLDMVPVECVVRNRAAGSLVKRLGIEEGIELNPPLFDLFLKNDAMHDPMVNESYCETFGWVSKENLARMKELTYKANDVLKKLFDDAGLILVDFKLEFGLYKGEVVLGDEFSPDGSRLWDKETLEKMDKDRFRQSLGGLIEAYEAVARRLGVQLD comes from the coding sequence ATGCAAAAGCAAGCTGAGTTGTATCGTGGTAAAGCGAAAACCGTATACAGCACGGAAAACCCGGACCTGTTGGTGCTCGAATTCCGCAATGATACGTCAGCAGGGGATGGCGCGCGCATTGAGCAGTTTGATCGCAAAGGTATGGTGAACAACAAGTTCAACTACTTCATTATGAGCAAACTGGCTGAAGCGGGTATCCCGACTCAAATGGAGCGTCTGCTCTCCGATACCGAATGTCTGGTGAAAAAGCTGGATATGGTGCCGGTTGAGTGTGTCGTGCGTAACCGTGCTGCTGGCTCTCTGGTGAAACGTCTTGGAATCGAAGAAGGTATTGAGCTGAACCCGCCGCTGTTCGATCTGTTCCTGAAAAACGATGCCATGCACGATCCGATGGTCAACGAATCTTACTGCGAAACCTTTGGCTGGGTAAGTAAAGAGAACCTGGCACGTATGAAAGAGCTGACCTACAAAGCGAATGACGTGCTGAAAAAACTGTTCGATGATGCTGGTCTGATTCTGGTCGACTTCAAGCTGGAGTTTGGTCTGTACAAAGGTGAAGTGGTACTGGGCGATGAGTTCTCCCCGGACGGCAGCCGCCTGTGGGACAAAGAAACGCTGGAGAAAATGGACAAAGACCGTTTCCGCCAGAGCCTCGGTGGCCTGATCGAGGCCTATGAAGCCGTCGCCCGCCGCCTGGGTGTACAGCTGGACTGA
- a CDS encoding neutral zinc metallopeptidase, which translates to MRWQGRRESDNVEDRRNSSGGPSMGGPGFRLPSGKGGLILLIVVLVAGYYGVDLTGLMTGQPVSQQQSTRSISPNEDEAAKFTSVILATTEDTWGQQFEKMGKTYQQPKLVMYRGMTRTGCGAGQSIMGPFYCPADGTVYIDLSFYDDMKDKLGADGDFAQGYVIAHEVGHHVQKLLGIEPKVRQLQQNATQAEVNRLSVRMELQADCFAGVWGHSMQQQGVLETGDLEEALNAAQAIGDDRLQQQSQGRVVPDSFTHGTSQQRYSWFKRGFDSGDPAQCNTFGKSI; encoded by the coding sequence ATGCGTTGGCAAGGGCGACGTGAAAGTGACAATGTTGAAGACAGGCGCAATAGCTCCGGTGGTCCGTCAATGGGCGGTCCCGGTTTCCGTCTGCCAAGCGGTAAAGGCGGGCTGATTTTACTGATAGTCGTGCTGGTTGCAGGCTACTATGGCGTTGATTTAACCGGGTTGATGACCGGACAGCCGGTTTCCCAGCAGCAATCAACGCGGTCAATTAGCCCAAATGAAGACGAAGCCGCAAAATTCACCTCGGTGATTCTGGCAACCACCGAAGACACCTGGGGACAGCAGTTCGAGAAGATGGGTAAGACCTATCAGCAACCGAAGCTGGTCATGTATCGTGGAATGACGCGCACCGGCTGCGGGGCGGGCCAGTCCATAATGGGGCCGTTCTATTGCCCGGCGGATGGCACGGTTTATATCGATCTCTCCTTCTATGATGACATGAAAGACAAACTTGGCGCGGATGGCGATTTTGCCCAGGGGTACGTTATCGCCCATGAAGTCGGTCATCATGTGCAGAAACTGTTAGGCATCGAGCCGAAAGTCCGTCAACTGCAACAAAACGCGACGCAGGCGGAAGTGAACCGCTTATCTGTACGTATGGAACTCCAGGCCGACTGTTTTGCCGGTGTCTGGGGGCATAGCATGCAGCAGCAAGGCGTTCTGGAAACCGGCGATCTGGAAGAAGCGCTGAACGCGGCGCAGGCCATCGGCGATGACCGTTTACAGCAGCAAAGTCAGGGGCGAGTCGTACCAGACAGTTTCACTCATGGCACTTCTCAGCAACGCTACAGCTGGTTTAAACGTGGTTTCGACAGCGGCGATCCGGCACAATGCAATACTTTTGGTAAAAGCATTTAA